Proteins encoded together in one Vitis vinifera cultivar Pinot Noir 40024 chromosome 4, ASM3070453v1 window:
- the LOC100244517 gene encoding auxilin-like protein 1 isoform X2, producing MEKFSHSRNQTSSALSKKICNGNGFSDRSAYDDVFGGPPKFGVPTISPRVEDYTEIFGSFHASRASSIPVLDLPAVDEADVFFDVQEVDYSDIFGGFRGLDFAVSYDELLGQSKDGDDSSEEAWTPAETGSLSEESDYSGKNESMSYGDAHQSFDDGKDFNISFHKANQRSKGDMSNGAHVTQLDAVPGYTVVVDGTPLQKTNYENPPLWVTGDISLSRSFGGGKIEEKHLWKTMSYPQNSNDGMHTFEIEPQVGYGENGSHSSETFITVSEISLRTQPSPVPPPLRPPPIVDVKKGDSSRSASQLKANKNYAFEGTAGGSSPGSSPPFFDVEVDASSSAAASAAAMKEAMEKAQAKLKNAKEIMERRKEGLQSRTKLGSRNDTKHKEGKLSSISNSLKDEKVQGSCETPKDFVREASQKEMKTTQVLSDSREGEAFLNVAKKSAEGRHGKESWSSQESYKTEGTGKWKEATEFYELVRGDKFRKEQANNEKVLVKNKKVIESRQKEKRAAIESFEQQEESDKKTNAAQEAHGWEENEAKEACRHEEHEKVEVAHVLCGWKENEKTWRVGMEHEEAEHKLNVADEWEEHDILIEIQQKQNEVEVKEAMKQENERKLKEAKERTGNERKLKKARENEKSEKRLKEALEQEETEKKLKAENEKRLEALKWQENEKKKKEAREREENERRLKVALDWEENEKKQKEACEREENEKRLKQAIEQEENEKRLKEALKQEQILKKQKEACEREENDKRLKEALEHEENEKKQKAHEKRLKEACEREEIEKKLKDAREREEIEKRRKDVHRQAEDKRRLNKTHERKESEKRLEEMPEWEETDKRLKEATKLEESEKRPGDSGDVEELKGLKKAHDQIVNENEKKLKSCQGTYAQMEENNFKATDEACKLHENKNIQAAQVAPKYEVNSLEANQEALGQEEKLKIAAESQGIHKDFKAVEMENILVEEIFEASGMADGDAEQEKNKIRMDNSTGSVLLDENVKKSLEAGIGIGIGQAHLEKNLRAAQMASNPEDLKKNFTSEWGEGEKSMKQTSVSFEPEDSKDKFRPSQVLKEWVENGKKVEAAQTATLEGKGNIQKTAQQVSNGQSTEKKEKNINETPTLEEREREERMKRERELEKDRLRKLEEEREREREREKDRMAVDRATREARDRAYVEARERAERAAVEKATAEARQRALTEARERLEKACAEAREKTLSDKTSIEARLRAERAAVERATAEARERAFEKAMAEKAVSDARERMERSVSDKFSASSRNSGLRQSSSSSDLQSQSTGSSSGSRYPYSSVYGASYNTEKSEGVEGESAQRCKARLERYRRTADRAAKALAEKNKRDLLAQREQAERNRLAETLDADVKRWSSGKEGNLRALLSTLQYILGPDSGWQPIPLTDVITAVAVKKAYRKATLCVHPDKLQQRGASIQQKYICEKVFDLLKEAWNKFNSEER from the exons atggaaaaattCTCCCATTCCAGAAACCAAACATCCTCAGCTCTTTCTAAGAAAATCTGCAATGGCAATGGCTTCAGCGACAGGTCTGCCTACGATGACGTTTTCGGCGGTCCACCCAAGTTCGGGGTCCCGACTATCTCGCCTCGTGTGGAGGACTACACTGAGATTTTCGGAAGCTTTCATGCCTCACGCGCTTCCTCTATCCCGGTTTTGGATCTTCCCGCTGTTGACGAGGCCGATGTTTTCTTTGATGTTCAGGAGGTCGATTACTCGGATATTTTTGGCGGTTTCCGGGGTCTAGATTTTGCCGTTTCGTATGACGAGTTGCTTGGGCAGTCTAAGGATGGGGATGATTCGTCCGAGGAAGCTTG GACTCCAGCTGAAACTGGATCTCTGTCAGAAGAGTCAGATTATTCTGGGAAAAATGAATCCATGTCATATGGAGATGCTCACCAATCATTTGATGATGGTAAGGACTTCAACATTTCTTTTCATAAAGCTAATCAAAGAAGCAAAGGAGATATGTCAAATGGGGCTCATGTTACACAACTAGATGCAGTTCCTGGATATACTGTTGTGGTTGATGGAACTCCTTTGCAAAAGACAAATTATGAGAATCCACCCCTGTGGGTAACTGGTGATATCAGTCTCAGTAGGAGTTTTGGTGGGGGGAAAATCGAAGAAAAGCATCTCTGGAAAACCATGTCCTACCCACAAAATAGCAATGATGGCATGCATACATTTGAAATTGAACCTCAAGTAGGATATGGTGAAAATGGTTCTCACTCTAGTGAGACGTTTATAACTGTATCTGAAATCAGCCTTAGAACTCAGCCCTCTCCCGTGCCACCACCCTTGAGACCACCACCTATAGTAGATGTCAAAAAAGGAGATTCCAGTAGATCAGCTTCACAACTTAAAGCTAATAAGAATTATGCTTTCGAAGGGACTGCAGGTGGCAGTTCACCAGGAAGTTCTCCGCCTTTCTTTGATGTGGAGGTAGATGCCAGTTCATCCGCTGCGGCCTCTGCTGCGGCTATGAAAGAAGCAATGGAGAAAGCACAAGCAAAACtcaaaaatgcaaaagaaataaTGGAGAGGAGGAAAGAGGGTCTTCAGAGCCGAACAAAGCTGGGTTCCAGAAATGATACAAAACACAAGGAGGGAAAGTTGAGTAGCATATCCAACAGTTTGAAAGATGAGAAAGTGCAGGGATCGTGTGAAACTCCGAAAGATTTTGTCAGAGAAGCAAgccaaaaagaaatgaagacaACCCAGGTGCTTTCAGATTCTCGAGAAGGGGAAGCATTTTTAAATGTGGCTAAAAAATCTGCAGAGGGAAGGCATGGGAAGGAATCTTGGTCATCTCAAGAGTCTTATAAAACTGAAGGAActggaaaatggaaagaagcaacAGAGTTTTATGAACTTGTAAGAGGAGATAAATTTAGAAAGGAGCAGGCAAACAATGAAAAAGTTTTGGTGAAAAATAAGAAGGTCATTGAAAGTAGGCAGAAGGAGAAAAGGGCAGCCATTGAATCATTTGAGCAGCAAGAAGAAAGTGATAAGAAAACAAATGCAGCCCAAGAGGCTCATGGATGGGAGGAAAATGAAGCTAAAGAGGCATGCAGGCATGAAGAACATGAGAAAGTTGAAGTGGCCCATGTGTTATGTGGGtggaaagagaatgagaaaacatGGAGAGTGGGCATGGAGCATGAAGAAGCTGAGCACAAACTAAATGTAGCTGATGAATGGGAAGAACATGATATCTTGATAGAGATACAGCAGAAACAAAATGAGGTGGAAGTTAAGGAAGCTATGAAGCAGGAGAATGAAAGGAAACTGAAAGAGGCTAAGGAAAGAACAGGGAATGAGAGAAAACTCAAGAAGGCTCGCgaaaatgaaaaaagtgaaaagagaCTAAAAGAGGCTTTGGAGCAGGAAGAAACTGAGAAAAAACTAAAAgctgaaaatgaaaaaagactAGAGGCTCTTAAATggcaagaaaatgagaagaaaaagaaagaggctcgtgaaagagaagaaaatgagaggAGATTGAAAGTGGCTCTTGACTGGgaagagaatgagaagaagCAGAAAGAGGCTtgtgaaagagaagaaaatgagaagagaCTAAAACAGGCTATTGAGCAGGAGGAAAATGAGAAGAGATTAAAAGAGGCTCTCAAACAGGAACAAATTCTGAAGAAACAGAAGGAGGCTtgtgaaagagaagaaaatgataaGAGGTTAAAAGAAGCACTTGAGCATgaggaaaatgagaagaaacaaaaagctcATGAGAAGAGACTGAAAGAAGCTTGTGAAAGAGAAGAGATTGAGAAGAAGCTAAAAGATGCTCGTGAAAGAGAAGAGATCGAGAAAAGGCGAAAGGATGTTCATAGACAAGCTGAAGATAAGAGAAGATTGAACAAGACCCATGAAAGAAAGGAGAGTGAGAAGAGATTAGAAGAGATGCCAGAGTGGgaagaaactgacaaaagattaaAAGAGGCCACAAAGTTGGAAGAAAGCGAGAAGAGGCCTGGAGATTCTGGTGATGTGGAAGAACTGAAGGGGCTAAAGAAAGCTCATGATCAAATTgtcaatgaaaatgaaaagaaactaaaatcttGTCAAGGAACTTATGCACAAATGGAGGAGAATAATTTCAAGGCAACTGATGAGGCATGTAAGCTGCATGAGAACAAAAACATTCAGGCTGCTCAAGTAGCCCCCAAATATGAAGTGAACAGTTTGGAAGCAAATCAAGAGGCCCTTGGACAGGAGGAGAAATTAAAGATTGCTGCTGAATCACAAGGTATTCATAAGGATTTCAAAGCAGTTGAAATGGAAAATATACTGgttgaagaaatatttgaagCATCAGGCATGGCTGATGGTGATGCAGAGCAAGAAAAGAATAAGATCAGAATGGACAATTCCACAGGGTCAGTTCTTTTGGATGAGAATGTGAAAAAATCGCTTGAAGCTGGCATTGGCATTGGCATTGGACAAGCACACTTGGAGAAAAATTTGAGAGCTGCCCAGATGGCCTCCAATCCTGAAGATCTGAAAAAGAATTTCACTTCTGAATGGGGAGAGGGAGAGAAGAGTATGAAGCAGACTTCGGTTTCCTTTGAGCCAGAGGATAGCAAGGATAAATTTAGACCAAGTCAAGTGTTGAAAGAGTGGgttgaaaatggaaagaaagtGGAAGCAGCTCAGACAGCTACATTGGAAGGGAAAGGGAACATCCAGAAAACAGCTCAGCAGGTTAGCAATGGGCAAAGCacagaaaaaaaggaaaagaatattAACGAGACTCCAAcactagaagagagagaaagggaagaACGGatgaagagagaaagagagctgGAAAAGGACCGGCTTAGAAAATTGGAAGAGGAAAGGGAGagggaaagagaaagagaaaaggatAGGATGGCTGTTGACAGAGCAACCCGTGAAGCTCGTGACAGGGCATATGTTGAAGCCCGTGAGAGGGCTGAAAGAGCTGCTGTTGAGAAAGCGACTGCTGAAGCACGACAAAGAGCACTAACAGAAGCCCGAGAAAGGTTAGAGAAGGCATGTGCGGAGGCTAGAGAGAAGACATTATCTGATAAGACTTCTATAGAAGCCAGGCTCAGGGCAGAGCGTGCTGCAGTAGAGAGAGCAACAGCAGAGGCTCGAGAGCGTGCTTTTGAAAAAGCAATGGCTGAGAAAGCTGTCTCTGATGCAAGAGAACGAATGGAAAGATCTGTTTCCGATAAATTTTCTGCTTCTTCAAGAAATAGTGGATTGCGACAGAGCTCTTCATCCTCT GATCTGCAGTCTCAAAGCACAGGGTCTTCTAGTGGTTCAAGATATCCATATTCCTCGGTTTATGGTG CTTCCTATAACACTGAAAAATCTGAAGGAGTTGAAGGCGAATCAGCCCAAAGATGCAAAGCTAGATTAGAGAGATATCGGAGGACAGCTGACCGCGcg GCTAAAGCTCTTGCAGAGAAGAATAAACGTGATCTTCTTGCTCAAAGAGAGCAAGCAGAGagaaat AGGTTAGCAGAAACTTTGGATGCTGATGTCAAGAGATGGTCAAGTGGAAAAGAAGGGAACCTGCGTGCATTGCTTTCAACATTGCAATAT ATCCTAGGACCTGATAGTGGTTGGCAACCAATTCCATTAACGGATGTTATAACTGCTGTTGCTGTAAAGAAAGCTTATAGAAAAGCCACTCTTTGTGTTCATCCTGACAAATTACAACAAAGGGGTGCAAGCATTCAACAGAAGTACATATGTGAAAAGGTTTTTGATCTTCTAAAG GAAGCTTGGAACAAATTCAACTCAGAAGAGCGGTGA